A single genomic interval of Spirosoma linguale DSM 74 harbors:
- a CDS encoding hypothetical protein (KEGG: gme:Gmet_2727 OmpA/MotB): protein MAVHLLNYLKEQFTPGVIDKLSTALNESPATTLKAVNGVLPTLLGALTRRVQSTGGASSIVSFLDKGDYGRTPLDISQVIDTPQAITEATNADTEFLDYIFGDKLVRSTELIGVYSGTKPQSAMTVLGLAASVLMGVLGRQEQEKGLTAENLKTLMLGQASEFRKSLPTGLDGIHSLLEFDELVTPAGPQTEVQGTDNFSGTVVNPNIPKSPDGDRRHENVRWLRWAMIAIAVLVLALLIQKCSENQNGTDGISTDSTARVESNAVEDTSAATKRSIQEAHGQAKDSTAPGALGIRDSSAIKK from the coding sequence ATGGCCGTTCATCTATTAAATTACCTTAAAGAACAGTTTACACCCGGTGTAATCGATAAATTAAGTACTGCCCTTAATGAATCGCCCGCAACTACGCTGAAAGCTGTTAACGGCGTTTTGCCGACGTTGCTCGGAGCATTAACCCGGCGGGTGCAGTCAACCGGGGGAGCAAGCTCAATCGTTAGTTTTCTCGATAAAGGAGACTACGGCCGGACACCCCTGGATATAAGTCAGGTCATTGATACGCCACAGGCAATAACAGAGGCTACCAACGCGGACACCGAATTTCTGGATTATATTTTTGGCGATAAACTTGTCCGTTCCACCGAGCTGATTGGTGTATACAGCGGCACAAAACCTCAATCGGCCATGACTGTTCTTGGTTTGGCCGCTTCGGTACTTATGGGCGTTCTGGGGCGTCAGGAACAGGAAAAGGGCCTGACGGCTGAAAACCTAAAAACCCTGATGCTCGGGCAGGCAAGTGAATTCAGGAAGTCCCTGCCAACGGGTTTGGATGGTATACATAGTTTACTGGAGTTCGACGAACTCGTTACTCCGGCCGGGCCGCAAACCGAAGTTCAGGGAACGGATAACTTCAGCGGAACCGTCGTCAACCCCAATATTCCCAAAAGTCCGGATGGCGACCGGCGACATGAGAACGTGCGCTGGCTTCGCTGGGCCATGATTGCCATTGCCGTGCTGGTGTTGGCATTGCTTATTCAAAAATGCAGCGAAAATCAGAATGGTACGGATGGTATCAGCACCGATTCTACCGCCCGCGTCGAATCCAACGCTGTTGAGGATACATCGGCGGCTACAAAAAGAAGTATTCAGGAAGCTCACGGGCAGGCTAAAGATTCAACGGCTCCTGGTGCACTCGGTATCCGTGATTCGTCGGCTATCAAGAAATAA
- a CDS encoding hypothetical protein (KEGG: pla:Plav_2461 protease Do) produces MFVDAIERVNPFTQPMHSIVRLYGHNEIVPGTATLFFINEEGCAITCKHVAELIQQSEPIYHKYREFQGARREALREKNAAHLISQLESKFKLTPDTIIRVRNNFISCVDQFQKLSIDHHPTQDLALLRFEGYNRLLYRSHAVFLGDSSRVKPGRSLCRLGYPFPEFNNFRYNPAIDDIEWTTAGRITSPSFPIDGIVTRLTGDNGVITGIELSTPGLRGQSGGPLFDTNGLIYGMQSATRHLHLGFDIEDQEVLVNGRRSRVSNYPFLNVGQCVHVDVIKAFLREKKVKFYEA; encoded by the coding sequence ATGTTTGTTGACGCCATTGAACGCGTTAATCCGTTTACCCAGCCGATGCACTCCATCGTTCGGCTTTATGGTCATAATGAAATAGTACCGGGTACGGCCACTCTTTTCTTTATCAATGAAGAAGGATGCGCTATTACCTGCAAGCATGTTGCCGAACTTATCCAACAGAGCGAGCCGATTTACCACAAGTACCGGGAGTTTCAGGGCGCGCGTCGGGAAGCCCTGCGGGAAAAGAATGCAGCCCACTTGATCAGTCAGTTAGAGAGCAAATTCAAGCTGACGCCTGACACCATCATCCGGGTAAGGAACAACTTTATCAGCTGCGTTGACCAGTTTCAGAAATTAAGTATAGATCATCATCCTACGCAGGATCTGGCCCTGTTGCGTTTTGAGGGCTACAACCGACTTTTATACCGCTCGCACGCCGTTTTTCTGGGCGATAGCAGCCGCGTTAAACCGGGCCGGAGTTTATGCCGGTTGGGCTACCCCTTTCCTGAATTCAACAATTTCCGATACAACCCCGCCATCGACGACATTGAGTGGACCACAGCGGGGCGTATTACGTCGCCCAGTTTCCCGATTGACGGAATTGTAACCCGGCTTACGGGTGATAATGGCGTCATTACAGGCATTGAGTTGAGTACACCCGGCCTGCGGGGGCAGAGTGGGGGGCCTTTGTTCGATACAAACGGACTTATCTATGGTATGCAGTCCGCCACGCGCCATCTTCATCTTGGCTTCGATATTGAGGATCAGGAGGTACTGGTTAACGGCCGCAGAAGCCGGGTGTCCAACTACCCCTTTCTGAATGTTGGTCAGTGCGTTCATGTAGACGTTATCAAAGCCTTTTTGCGGGAAAAAAAGGTGAAGTTTTATGAAGCCTAG
- a CDS encoding peptidase M20 (PFAM: peptidase M20; peptidase dimerisation domain protein~KEGG: mxa:MXAN_5106 M20A family peptidase), translated as MLQTDISTQKATLFSDARTLLKRLIATPSFSREEANTAAEIEAFFQNRQIPFQRLKHNIWASNRHFNAAKPTILLNSHHDTVKPNKSWTLDPFEPLERDEKLFGLGSNDAGGCLVSLLATFAYFYDRPDMKYNIVMAATAEEEISGRDGLELLLPELPPINFAVVGEPTEMQLAIAEKGLLVLDCTARGISGHAARDEGDNAIYKAIQDINWLTTYQFPKVSPTLGPIKLSVTIINAGTQHNVVPDTCTFTVDVRVTEQYTLEEVIETIQANVQAEVRPRSIRLKPSSIPDDHPIVLAGLALGRHTYGSPTTSDQAVLNCPSLKCGPGHSGRSHSADEFIYLREIDEGINGYISMLEQVV; from the coding sequence ATGCTTCAAACCGACATATCAACTCAGAAAGCAACGCTTTTCAGCGACGCTCGAACCCTGCTCAAACGGCTCATTGCGACTCCATCGTTCAGCCGGGAAGAAGCGAATACGGCGGCTGAAATCGAAGCGTTTTTCCAGAATAGACAGATTCCCTTTCAGCGACTTAAACATAATATCTGGGCCAGTAATCGGCATTTTAATGCTGCCAAGCCAACGATTCTGCTGAATTCGCACCATGATACGGTAAAGCCTAACAAATCCTGGACGCTCGATCCGTTTGAGCCGCTGGAACGTGACGAGAAGCTCTTTGGTCTGGGCAGTAATGATGCAGGTGGGTGTTTGGTTTCTCTGTTGGCTACCTTCGCCTACTTTTATGACCGGCCCGACATGAAGTACAATATCGTGATGGCCGCCACTGCCGAAGAGGAAATTTCAGGTCGCGACGGACTGGAACTACTACTGCCCGAACTACCGCCTATCAATTTTGCCGTGGTTGGTGAGCCAACCGAAATGCAACTTGCTATTGCCGAAAAGGGGCTGCTTGTACTCGATTGTACGGCGAGGGGTATTAGTGGACATGCCGCCCGGGACGAAGGAGATAACGCCATTTACAAAGCCATTCAGGATATAAACTGGCTAACAACCTACCAATTTCCTAAGGTTTCGCCCACGTTGGGGCCAATAAAGCTTTCTGTGACGATCATCAATGCGGGCACACAGCACAATGTTGTACCTGATACCTGCACATTTACGGTGGATGTACGAGTGACCGAGCAATATACCCTGGAAGAAGTCATTGAGACGATCCAGGCCAATGTACAGGCTGAAGTAAGGCCGCGCTCAATCCGGCTCAAGCCGTCGTCTATCCCCGATGATCATCCAATCGTACTGGCGGGTCTTGCTTTGGGTCGACATACGTACGGCTCGCCAACCACATCGGATCAGGCGGTGTTGAACTGCCCATCCCTTAAATGTGGACCCGGTCACTCAGGGCGGTCGCACTCGGCAGATGAATTCATTTACCTGCGCGAGATTGATGAAGGTATAAATGGCTACATCAGTATGCTGGAACAGGTAGTCTGA
- a CDS encoding RNA polymerase, sigma-24 subunit, ECF subfamily (TIGRFAM: RNA polymerase sigma factor, sigma-70 family~PFAM: sigma-70 region 2 domain protein; Sigma-70 region 4 type 2~KEGG: sfr:Sfri_2514 RNA polymerase sigma factor SigZ), with protein MKKQTVPNSPVTTETDHLSICNLESFEILYSNYASKIHQKCLTMINDDETAKDFTQDIFLKVFTKLHTFQNRASFATWIYAIAHNYCLDQIRISKRFSRESLSDDLIGELPESDNQETEVARLHVLELLMKELPIHEVTMLRLKHEQGLSVKAISERYQLSESAVKMRLKRTRDKIQSLLDNQCYA; from the coding sequence ATGAAAAAACAAACAGTACCTAATAGCCCCGTAACTACAGAAACTGACCATCTCTCGATTTGTAATCTGGAGAGCTTCGAAATCCTTTATAGCAACTACGCCAGTAAAATCCACCAAAAATGTCTGACGATGATCAATGACGACGAAACCGCCAAAGATTTTACGCAGGATATTTTTCTTAAAGTATTTACCAAACTCCATACGTTTCAGAACCGGGCCTCGTTTGCCACCTGGATTTATGCCATTGCGCATAACTACTGCCTGGATCAGATCAGGATCAGCAAACGGTTCAGCCGGGAATCGCTATCGGATGATCTGATCGGCGAATTACCCGAAAGTGACAACCAGGAGACCGAGGTCGCTCGACTCCATGTTCTGGAACTTCTCATGAAGGAATTACCCATTCATGAGGTAACCATGTTACGGCTTAAGCACGAGCAGGGTTTAAGTGTCAAAGCCATCAGCGAACGGTACCAACTATCCGAAAGCGCCGTAAAAATGCGCCTTAAACGAACAAGGGATAAGATACAAAGCCTGTTGGACAACCAGTGCTACGCCTAA
- a CDS encoding Alpha-L-fucosidase (PFAM: coagulation factor 5/8 type domain protein~KEGG: hypothetical protein ; K01206 alpha-L- fucosidase) translates to MLSYFTFNGMNRFLCTVVCTLLLLSSFVCYAQEKKGVVQPTPRQLAWQPLETTAFLHFTVNTFTDKEWGDGTESPAIFNPTKLDARQWIKALKEAGFKMAIITAKHHDGFCLWPSKMTNHSVKSSPWKNGKGDVVKEVADACREFGLKFGVYLSPWDRHEPRYGTAAYNDFYKSQLRELLTNYGPISEVWFDGAKGENAKDMTYDFAGYWALVRQLQPNAVMFSDAGPDVRWVGNEAGNAGETCWSTINTEGLAPGKADPGYLNRGDATGRQWVPAETDVSIRPGWFYHPSEDSKVRSAQNLVNLYYQSAGRNSLLLLNVPPNRDGLLSEPDIASLREFRRILDETFKQNLVGGQPSLTDKKLTTFTTLSANQPLVISLGAEKSFDRMAIQENIANGQRIASGRVEYWDGSNWKPLQTFTTVGYKRLLRFPAVTSSKLRLLISNANGPVQLAEIGVYKASSGE, encoded by the coding sequence ATGCTATCGTATTTTACATTTAATGGTATGAATCGTTTTCTATGCACAGTAGTGTGTACTCTATTGTTGCTAAGTTCATTCGTTTGTTACGCACAGGAAAAAAAAGGTGTAGTCCAACCTACACCTCGGCAGCTTGCCTGGCAACCTCTGGAAACAACGGCTTTTCTGCATTTTACCGTAAATACATTTACGGATAAGGAGTGGGGGGATGGAACCGAAAGCCCGGCAATTTTTAATCCGACCAAACTGGATGCCCGGCAATGGATCAAGGCCCTGAAAGAAGCCGGATTCAAAATGGCCATTATCACTGCCAAGCACCATGACGGATTTTGTCTCTGGCCATCAAAAATGACCAATCATTCCGTTAAGAGCAGCCCTTGGAAAAATGGTAAAGGAGATGTAGTAAAAGAAGTAGCCGATGCCTGCCGCGAATTTGGTCTGAAATTCGGCGTTTATCTGTCGCCCTGGGATCGGCACGAACCCCGCTATGGCACGGCTGCTTACAATGACTTTTATAAAAGTCAGCTCCGTGAGTTGCTCACCAATTACGGACCCATATCCGAAGTTTGGTTTGATGGGGCTAAAGGCGAAAATGCTAAAGATATGACCTACGATTTTGCCGGTTACTGGGCGCTGGTTCGGCAATTACAACCCAATGCGGTTATGTTTTCCGATGCCGGGCCCGACGTTCGCTGGGTGGGTAACGAAGCCGGTAATGCCGGTGAAACATGCTGGTCTACCATCAATACGGAAGGGCTGGCACCCGGTAAGGCCGATCCAGGATATTTAAACCGGGGTGATGCCACCGGCAGGCAATGGGTACCGGCCGAAACGGACGTGTCTATTCGGCCGGGATGGTTTTATCACCCGTCCGAAGATTCGAAAGTACGTTCGGCCCAGAATCTGGTGAACCTGTACTATCAGTCCGCAGGCCGTAATAGCCTGTTGTTACTGAATGTTCCACCCAATCGGGATGGGTTGCTTTCAGAACCGGACATCGCTAGCCTTCGGGAATTCAGACGTATTCTTGATGAGACCTTCAAACAAAATCTGGTTGGCGGGCAGCCGTCTTTAACCGATAAAAAACTGACGACGTTTACCACATTATCGGCTAATCAGCCCCTTGTCATTAGTTTGGGCGCAGAAAAATCGTTCGACCGAATGGCCATTCAGGAAAACATCGCCAACGGCCAACGTATTGCCAGCGGTCGGGTCGAGTACTGGGACGGCTCGAACTGGAAGCCGCTCCAGACATTTACGACTGTAGGCTATAAACGGCTTTTACGCTTTCCGGCTGTTACGTCGTCTAAATTGCGGTTGTTGATTTCTAACGCCAATGGGCCGGTACAACTGGCCGAAATCGGGGTATATAAAGCTTCGTCCGGGGAGTAA
- a CDS encoding mannose-6-phosphate isomerase, class I (KEGG: esa:ESA_01679 hypothetical protein~TIGRFAM: mannose-6-phosphate isomerase, class I~PFAM: mannose-6-phosphate isomerase type I) — MLYPLTFETIFKDKIWGGQKINTILGKDFSPLPNCGETWEVSDVEGNVSVVQEGSLKGKSLRELVEQYKGELVGEHVYATYGNRFPLLVKFIDANDDLSIQVHPDDKLAAERKSGFGKTEMWYIMQADQGANLNSGFNRELTKEEYVKAVADNTIQDLLNIESAQPGDVFFLPAGRVHYIGKGLLLAEIQQTSDTTYRIYDFDRVDATTGQKRELHTDLAVDAINYKHYDNYKTQYDKKVNESVNAVTSDYFVTNVLNFNQEVEHDYTHIDSFVILICVAGSLTIEAPGGYSVSLKMGQCALIPASVDTVTLVPDGDMTVLETYVP, encoded by the coding sequence ATGTTATATCCGCTTACATTCGAGACCATCTTTAAAGACAAAATCTGGGGAGGCCAGAAGATAAATACCATCCTCGGTAAAGACTTTTCACCACTGCCCAACTGTGGCGAAACCTGGGAAGTGTCCGACGTGGAAGGTAACGTTTCTGTGGTTCAGGAAGGGTCGCTAAAAGGTAAATCCCTGCGCGAACTGGTTGAGCAGTACAAAGGCGAACTGGTAGGCGAACATGTGTATGCCACCTATGGCAACCGGTTTCCGCTGTTGGTCAAGTTCATCGACGCCAACGACGACCTCTCCATTCAGGTACACCCCGATGATAAACTGGCCGCCGAACGGAAAAGCGGGTTTGGTAAAACCGAAATGTGGTATATCATGCAGGCCGATCAGGGCGCTAATCTGAACTCGGGATTCAACCGCGAGCTGACCAAAGAAGAGTACGTCAAAGCCGTAGCCGACAACACCATCCAGGACCTGCTCAACATTGAATCAGCTCAACCCGGCGATGTTTTTTTCCTGCCCGCCGGTCGGGTTCACTACATTGGCAAAGGGCTGCTACTGGCCGAAATCCAGCAGACGTCAGATACCACGTACCGCATCTATGACTTTGACCGGGTCGACGCTACGACCGGGCAGAAACGCGAACTGCATACCGATCTGGCTGTCGATGCCATTAACTACAAGCATTACGACAACTATAAAACGCAGTACGATAAGAAGGTAAATGAAAGCGTAAACGCTGTTACGAGCGATTATTTCGTGACGAACGTCCTGAACTTCAATCAGGAGGTTGAGCATGATTATACACACATCGACTCCTTCGTTATTCTGATCTGCGTAGCCGGATCGCTCACCATCGAAGCACCGGGTGGGTACTCGGTTTCGTTGAAAATGGGCCAGTGCGCTTTGATTCCGGCATCGGTCGATACGGTGACGCTGGTGCCCGATGGCGATATGACGGTGCTTGAAACGTATGTCCCTTAA
- a CDS encoding short-chain dehydrogenase/reductase SDR (PFAM: short-chain dehydrogenase/reductase SDR; KR domain protein~KEGG: bmj:BMULJ_04919 3-oxoacyl-[acyl-carrier protein] reductase) — translation MDLNLHDKVIIVTGGAKGIGEGISKVLAAEGAIPVIIGRNEADNQHTVDAIRATGGQAHQIVAELTEPAACQNAVEQTLVQFGRIDGLVNNAGVNDGVGLEHGSYEGFIASLHKNLVHYYLMAHHALPALKESKGAIVNIGSKVAETGQGNTSAYAASNGGRNALTREWAVELLPYGIRVNCVVVAESWTPLYANWIKTLPNPEEKLKQIVSKIPLEHRMTTPEELGNAVAFLLSDRSSHTTGQLVHVDGGYTHLDRAITD, via the coding sequence ATGGATTTAAACCTGCACGATAAAGTCATCATCGTTACTGGTGGCGCCAAAGGTATTGGCGAAGGAATTTCAAAAGTACTGGCCGCAGAAGGTGCCATTCCCGTAATTATTGGGCGTAATGAAGCGGACAATCAACATACGGTAGATGCCATTCGGGCTACGGGCGGGCAGGCGCACCAGATCGTGGCAGAACTGACCGAGCCCGCAGCCTGTCAGAATGCCGTGGAGCAGACACTGGTTCAGTTTGGCCGGATAGACGGGCTGGTGAATAACGCGGGCGTCAATGACGGCGTTGGTCTTGAGCATGGTTCGTACGAAGGATTCATTGCATCCCTGCACAAAAATCTGGTGCATTATTACCTGATGGCTCACCATGCGCTGCCAGCGCTGAAAGAATCGAAGGGAGCTATTGTCAATATTGGCTCGAAGGTGGCCGAAACGGGTCAGGGGAACACGTCGGCCTATGCGGCATCCAACGGTGGCCGCAACGCGCTCACCCGCGAATGGGCGGTGGAACTGCTGCCCTATGGCATTCGGGTCAACTGCGTGGTGGTTGCCGAAAGCTGGACACCACTCTACGCCAACTGGATTAAAACGCTACCCAACCCGGAAGAGAAACTAAAACAGATTGTTTCTAAAATTCCGCTGGAACACCGCATGACCACACCGGAAGAATTGGGCAACGCGGTAGCCTTCCTGCTGTCTGATAGATCGAGCCATACAACAGGGCAGCTTGTGCACGTCGACGGCGGCTATACTCACCTCGACCGGGCCATTACCGATTAA
- a CDS encoding protein of unknown function DUF718 (PFAM: protein of unknown function DUF718~KEGG: bgl:bglu_1g17970 hypothetical protein): MRYCFALDLIDDPTQIAEYEEYHKQIRPEIEASIRKSGITEMEIYRIGNRLFMIMETDETFSFEAKAAADAANPKVQEWENLMWTYQQALPMAKPGEKWVLMKGIFKM, encoded by the coding sequence ATGCGCTATTGCTTTGCCCTTGATCTGATTGACGACCCCACCCAGATTGCCGAATACGAGGAGTATCATAAGCAGATACGGCCCGAAATTGAAGCTAGTATCCGGAAGTCGGGCATTACGGAAATGGAAATTTACCGCATTGGCAACCGGCTGTTCATGATCATGGAAACGGACGAGACCTTCTCTTTCGAGGCCAAAGCAGCGGCCGATGCGGCCAACCCCAAGGTACAGGAGTGGGAAAATCTGATGTGGACATATCAGCAGGCCCTGCCAATGGCGAAACCCGGCGAAAAATGGGTGCTGATGAAAGGAATATTTAAGATGTAA
- a CDS encoding transcriptional regulator, XRE family (PFAM: helix-turn-helix domain protein~SMART: helix-turn-helix domain protein~KEGG: ccs:CCNA_02315 transcriptional regulator, Cro/CI family), with protein sequence MKNRLKVERAEHNLSQADLADRISVSRQTINSIETGRYVPSTILALKLAQVFGKAVEHIFTLEETD encoded by the coding sequence ATGAAGAACCGACTGAAAGTAGAACGGGCGGAGCACAACCTGTCGCAGGCCGATCTGGCCGACCGAATTAGTGTAAGTCGGCAAACGATCAACTCCATTGAAACCGGGCGCTACGTGCCTTCTACCATTCTGGCTCTGAAACTGGCGCAGGTGTTCGGCAAGGCCGTAGAACATATATTTACGCTCGAAGAGACCGATTAA
- a CDS encoding X-Pro dipeptidyl-peptidase domain protein (PFAM: X-Pro dipeptidyl-peptidase domain protein; peptidase S15~KEGG: mxa:MXAN_3810 CocE/NonD family hydrolase): MLVAYVMHIAIFTDINSTTTHQYLMKHWLYALLSIAFILPAHGQQTTTGNFVRDNYQKFEYKIPMRDGTKLHTSVYVPKDASATTKYPFLMQRTCYSVAPYGADAYPAQVGPSGTLMHQKFIFVYQDVRGRWASEGTWTNMTPNLPDPPASAKKAGKKGQTTVSAAGSPDESSDTYDTIEWLLKNVPNNNGRVGQWGISYPGFYTAASLPDAHPALKAASPQAPVSDFFFDDFHHNGAFIQAYLFTFPVFGVQHPEPTTKAWYNDQMIQTGTKDGFQWQYDLGPLKNADKYYKDNFYWQETVNHPNYDAFWQKRSILPHLKNVRPAVMTVGGWFDAEDLYGPLNVYKTIEKSSPGAYNTLVMGPFGHGRWSRETGHTLHSNVYFGDSIATFYQRNIESKFFTHFLKGAGDGKSGLPEAYLFNTGRNEWKTFDKWPVADASQKQFFLMSDGTLATNRTMEVGSNRFSEFISDPVKPVPYTEDITTTQGFTPFNYMSEDQRFAGRRPDVLTFQTEVLTEDLTLGGEIMAKLKVSTTGTDADWVVKLIDVYPPDEPNHPYMPNRNITLGNYQQMVRSEAMRGRFRNSFEKPEPFKPGEVTDVNFRLQDVLHTFKKGHRVMIQVQSTWFPLIDRNPQKYVENIFKADVADFQKATHRVYDNSVIEVQVLK; the protein is encoded by the coding sequence TTGTTGGTAGCCTATGTGATGCATATCGCTATCTTTACAGATATCAACTCCACTACTACCCATCAATACCTCATGAAACACTGGCTTTATGCGTTGCTTTCAATTGCTTTCATCCTTCCCGCACACGGTCAACAAACCACGACCGGCAACTTCGTTCGCGATAACTACCAGAAATTCGAGTACAAGATTCCTATGCGCGACGGTACCAAACTGCATACGTCGGTCTACGTTCCTAAGGATGCATCGGCTACGACGAAGTACCCATTTCTGATGCAGCGGACGTGTTATAGCGTTGCGCCTTACGGTGCCGATGCTTACCCGGCACAGGTGGGGCCATCGGGAACGCTCATGCACCAGAAATTTATCTTTGTGTATCAGGATGTACGGGGTCGCTGGGCGTCGGAAGGCACCTGGACCAACATGACGCCCAACCTGCCCGACCCTCCGGCATCTGCCAAAAAAGCGGGCAAGAAAGGGCAGACAACCGTTTCAGCGGCAGGCTCGCCCGATGAAAGTTCTGATACCTACGATACCATTGAGTGGCTGCTTAAAAACGTACCCAATAACAACGGTCGGGTAGGGCAGTGGGGCATTAGTTATCCGGGCTTTTACACGGCTGCATCTCTACCCGACGCGCACCCCGCCCTGAAAGCCGCATCACCACAAGCCCCTGTCTCCGACTTTTTCTTCGATGATTTTCACCATAACGGGGCCTTCATTCAGGCTTACCTGTTTACGTTTCCCGTTTTTGGTGTGCAGCATCCCGAGCCAACCACCAAAGCCTGGTATAACGATCAGATGATTCAGACGGGCACGAAAGACGGTTTCCAGTGGCAGTATGACCTGGGGCCGCTGAAAAATGCCGATAAATACTACAAGGATAATTTTTACTGGCAGGAAACCGTCAACCACCCCAATTACGATGCGTTCTGGCAGAAACGGAGTATCCTGCCACATCTGAAAAACGTTCGTCCGGCCGTTATGACGGTGGGCGGCTGGTTCGATGCCGAGGATTTATACGGTCCGCTGAACGTGTATAAAACGATTGAGAAGAGCAGTCCCGGTGCCTATAATACGCTGGTGATGGGGCCGTTCGGACACGGCCGGTGGTCGCGCGAAACGGGCCATACGCTGCATAGCAACGTCTATTTTGGCGATAGCATCGCTACGTTCTACCAGCGGAACATCGAATCGAAGTTTTTCACGCATTTCCTGAAAGGAGCAGGCGATGGAAAAAGTGGTTTGCCCGAGGCTTATCTCTTCAATACCGGCCGTAACGAGTGGAAAACGTTCGACAAATGGCCCGTAGCCGACGCTTCCCAAAAACAGTTTTTCCTGATGTCGGATGGTACCCTGGCCACTAACCGGACGATGGAGGTTGGCAGCAATCGGTTCTCCGAATTCATCAGCGACCCGGTTAAACCCGTGCCGTATACGGAAGATATTACCACCACGCAGGGCTTTACGCCGTTCAATTATATGTCGGAAGACCAGCGGTTTGCGGGCCGACGGCCGGATGTGCTCACCTTCCAGACGGAGGTGCTGACCGAAGATTTAACGCTGGGTGGCGAAATCATGGCGAAGCTCAAAGTGAGTACAACCGGCACCGACGCAGACTGGGTGGTCAAGCTCATTGACGTGTACCCGCCCGATGAACCTAATCATCCGTATATGCCTAACCGGAACATTACGCTGGGCAATTACCAGCAGATGGTGCGGTCGGAGGCTATGCGCGGGCGGTTCCGCAATTCGTTCGAGAAGCCGGAGCCGTTTAAACCCGGCGAGGTGACTGACGTGAATTTCCGCCTTCAGGATGTGCTGCATACGTTCAAAAAAGGCCACCGGGTCATGATTCAGGTGCAGAGTACGTGGTTCCCGCTCATCGACCGGAATCCGCAGAAATACGTGGAGAATATATTTAAAGCGGATGTTGCCGATTTTCAGAAAGCAACGCATCGCGTGTACGACAATTCAGTAATTGAAGTGCAGGTGTTGAAATAA
- a CDS encoding protein of unknown function DUF427 (PFAM: protein of unknown function DUF427~KEGG: lch:Lcho_0029 hypothetical protein) produces MKAIWNGETIAESDDTVIVENNHYFPKDSVKAKFLVDSETHTTCPWKGLASYYTLTVDGKTNPDAAWYYPEPKPAASQIQNRVAFWKGVQIVE; encoded by the coding sequence ATGAAAGCCATCTGGAACGGCGAAACCATCGCCGAAAGCGACGATACCGTCATTGTTGAAAACAACCATTATTTCCCGAAAGACTCCGTTAAGGCGAAGTTCTTGGTCGATAGTGAAACGCATACCACCTGTCCCTGGAAAGGGCTGGCTTCGTATTATACCCTGACGGTGGATGGCAAAACCAATCCGGATGCTGCCTGGTATTATCCGGAGCCTAAACCAGCCGCCAGCCAGATTCAAAACCGGGTTGCGTTCTGGAAAGGCGTTCAAATTGTCGAATGA